The Sander lucioperca isolate FBNREF2018 chromosome 4, SLUC_FBN_1.2, whole genome shotgun sequence DNA segment tttttattttcagctcATTCTGTCAACAGCAAGCTCTGTTTTCCAGCCCATATTGGCGTCAGTAACTTTTCACCTTTTTCTGtccttctctctttcacactcacacacacacacacactgagtgcCAGTCTGTGTTCACTACAGGAGGTCTCTTATACATTATTTGACATGATCGTGCATGTGTATCTGTAGTGGGTGTCATAATAACCATCACACACAGTATTCGATATTACCATAGAGATAAAGTGTAGCAACAGTATAAGCTTCATTAGGTtccatttgttgtattttattgtacAGGTGGTGCTTTTAATGCATCCAAAGCTTGCAAATGTGTCCATATGTATGCATTCATCTGCATAACTTTGAAATAACATGCAAGCATTACACCAACGACAACGACAGTGCTTCTTGGCTGCACACCAGATCAAAAGTCTTTCTCTCGTGTTGGCTTGTCGCAGCAACCAACCTCTGTTGTCTTCTCTTTGATATGGAAAAGATTTAGATTCCTACGCGCTGTGAAGATGAACAAAAGGATAAAAATGAAAACGATGTGTGTACAGAGGGCTATTTCTTTTGAAGAAAGTGCGATGTGAATACTTGACCAAATAGACATGCAGACAAATGGGACCATAGACACATGTTTTAGTTAACTCTATGAATGAGTGAGAGAAAATGTATGACTCAGAGGAGCTTGTCAGCTCATGCTGGAGGTTAAATGTTAGAAAGAAAGACGAGGAGCAGAGGACATGACGTCAAGGGCGCTTTCGAAAAAGAGGGTATGTGTGAAAGCAAGAACACAGAGGCCTggtaacacaaaaaaaagatgtcAGATTTGTTGCATGGGAGTCTGAGGGGATGCATGAATTCAACTCCTGAACACATAAAGGggttacaacaacaacatgcaAATTGTGTACGTGCATGAGAGAGTGAGAAGTATGGttatgaatgtatgtgtgtgtgtgtgtgtgtgtgtgtgtgtgtgtatgtgtgtgtgtgtgtgggagagaaagaaagaaagggagagcGATAGGGGCCCAGCAGGTGGAGGCAAGTTGTGTGACAAAGTAGTGACGCACTCGAACAAGCTTGGCAGCAACCAGCCCCCTCCCAATCTCTGCTGTGCTCCCTCTCTTCTCATGAATAAACTGGGAATCATTATTATTCATCTattcaacatactgtagcttCCACAGATATGTTCACATCCCCGCCCCCGACTGTGTCTGACGGATGAGTGACACGAGCATCTTCCAATGGAAGAAGAAGGTGCGTCATGGGATGTTTCTGCCGCACAAAAGCTTGGAGACCAATTGGAATGAGAAGGATGAGCTGTCTGATGTGCTGGTTTCATCCTTATATAGGCATGACAAGCTGTGATTCCACCTCCGTGCCACATAgtgtgatctgtgtgtgtgtgtgtgtgtgtgtgtgtgtgtgtgtgtgtgtgtgtgtgtgtgtgtgtgtgtgtgtgtgtgtgtgtgtttgcagtgtgAGTGTTTTGTATGTACTGTAACAGCTTTGTTGTATGTTTGCTCAGTCTAGTACAGAATGTTGGACAAGGTTGTATTGAAGATGTATGCCTCCCCTACTAATCTGTAGAGcagcaaagattaatcgattacttgtcaactattaaatgaatcgccaactatttttgATTGATTTGAGTCAAGAaagattctctgattccagcttcttaaatgtgaatatattctagtttcttctctcctctgtgacactTACCTGAATATATTTCGGTTGTGGACAAAACCAGACATGTGAGGCTgacatcttgggctttggaaaacactgatcgacatttttcaccgCTTTCTGACataataatcgacagattaatggGCAATGAAattaatcgttagttgcagccctgctaAACTGTGCACGTGCAAAGTGTATCTTCCTTTGCCTACCAAATaattgtgtttgtatgtttacCTGCCTTCCTAATAACTGTATGCAGGTTGCAATGTTCCCATGACAACACCAAACTCTCAAATGCTACTAATCAAGTGCtacggattaaaaaaaaagtgcagatgGTTGTGCTTTTATGTGGCTGGATAGGATTTTGAGACAACCACCTTTGGATTTAAGGTTCGTCTTATCTCAACCCATCATCTACTGCCATCGGGTGAAAGTTTGAATTTTCCAAACACTGTTTGACCAAAATGCTGAACATGGTAAGcattacctgctaaacatcagcatgttagcattttctTTGTGAGCATGTTGATGTTAAGATTTAGCTCAAGGCATTGCAGAAccaaagtacagcctcacagagcaactagcatggctgtagggTGGTTTAAATGTCTTCTTTGTTAACGCGTTAAAGATAAATGAAGTTCTATCCGCCTCCACTTTGACAGCAGAAATCCCAGAAGTTTAGTAGTCTTTCCATTACTATTCTTCCACTGCAGTTGAATGAGACTTTGTCCGGGGAAACAAAGAGAGAATTTTAAACTAAAAAGACAAGActcattttggaaaatatcCTCTCACTTGACTATCTAAATCCTCATAATATCTTCAGCTAAATGTTGTCATGCATTTTCGTACAGAATGAGGAGAGTGGGTTTTGATTAGAACTGATTAATTGGTGATAAAAAGCGATAACTTGACTGCCAGTATGAtcaggaggaatgattacagcgACCAACAACATATATGTGAGTAATGCATGAGAATGAACCTGACTGACTGCATGAGAATGAACCTGATGTTTACAGTAATGGTGGTTCCATGCGCATAACTCAATGTATGAATTTGTGTGTAATAATGTAATGGAAGAAGGTTTTCTTTGTAAAGCCCTTTTAGGTGACACACTGTGATTCAAGTTCATGTTTATGAATGGagtcactaaccctaaccctagtttCTATTTTAGGCAGAAATTCTCACATGTCCAcaacgctcgatggtgttttaagcccccaacgtctccttccaggcagcgctgcaaccgtTGACTTGAAggtgcctaaccttaaccttaaccctaaccataaccataaccattgcctaatcctagtgcgctgcctggaaggagacgttgggggcttaaaacatcGATAAACGTCCACAGCAGTTTGGGGGTATAGTATGTTTGAATCAAACTAACtgtgtttaaaaagaaattgtattaagatttattattattattattattaataaccaCTCACCCATCATTGCCCTCTGTACTCTCTGCTCAATTGGTCATCATTATCCATACGTAGACTTTTGCGCTGGTATAACTTCATCTACAAATCCATCCTTGGATTGCTGCCCACATATTTATCCAGTTACATTTCACGCAAGCACTGCAGTCACAGCCTATGCTCCCAGGCCTTTATTACCTTCAACGTCCCATCAGTTCGTGCAAAGCTTGGCAAAaagtctttctctttttctgcccACTCAACCTGGAATGCACTGCAGCAAGACCTATAATTGCCCAGCTTGATCCTGCTAGTGAATTCTAAACTCATTTTAAGGGCAATGGAAAAATTTGTTTTAAGTACTTTAGTGTTTTAAGTCTACTTGGGACTTTCGTTCAAATATTGTATTTTCTATTTGGTAAATCTTGTTAATACTGTTgtaatgtgtttgtctgtctgtaactaATGTTGTGTAATGTCCCAAACAATGAGACCCTGAGTCTTAATGAGATaacctgtataaataaaggtttaatAAAAGATCTAAAAAATCTTATATCTACATGTGATGCTCAACAATGCTAataatcattattatttaattaccATCAGAGTTGGTGTTGTCTTCTTATTACATGAAGTCAGCATATTGCAAAAGCAGGTGTCATTTATGTAATTGGAGCATTGTACCTTTCACTGTGCTTGAACTGTCTGTGAATAGGAACGAAGTTTACACTGCTGGTTTTCATCTCCACGCTTCCTGTTCTCCGTTTTTCTCAGTACAATAGTTGCACAGTTGAGAAAGCTGGACAACTGCCTGGAGGActtacacagtgtgtgcgtgcgtgcgtgcgtgcgtgcgtgcgtgcgtgcgtgcgtgcgtgtatgctTTTATTGCTTTGGGTGTTTGACTGGACACTCACCAAGACATAGAAAGAAACGCCCACACAAGCACATTTTGTTTAAACAAGTATGAATATATTCATTCTTTATGCTGCATCTTACAGTAACACACTTCTTTTTCaatcacagtaaaaaaaatcaataacaaATAGTCCACTCACGTATAGAATTATTACTTTCTTTCTCCAATACGAAACAGAGAAGATGCACATTGACAGACTGAACAGGGAAACAAATGGTATAATTGGCACTTTGTTCGACTGACAGTGACCCCACTGTCATGGCCACCGGAGAGCACGCAGGCTCAGTTTGACCCTCCTCCACGAGATTCAATAAGAGACTAAACAGCGAGATCACACCGAATATTTCCTATAATCATTCTTAATCAAGAACTCCATTGACAGAAAATCTCAAAGAGGCAGTCGTTTATCCTGTAACTCTGTAAACAGATTGTGTGAGATTCTTTCCATTGAAGCAAGGCTGACTgccttcgtgtgtgtgtgtgtgtgtgtgtgtgtgtgtgtgtgtgtgtgtgtgtgcgtgcgtgcgtccgtGCATGCGtacatgtgtacatgtgtgtgttggtgccTCTCTCTAAGAAAACCTCCCACTCTTTCACTCCTACTACATCTTGGCCTTGCCCTCGTCTCCTCTATTGGAGCTGAGGCCCCTCTACTTATATCCTATCTTTGGCTTTGAGAGATGGTGGATGCTATAGGAAAACAGTGTGCAAATAAAagtaaggggaaaaaaagcacacatacagtatcttgATAAAGGTTGGCTGCTGAATGAGAGAGTGCATCTCTATATTTGGTAATTTCCTCCTCCCTTTTTTTCGCACTACTTCTGCTGCTCGCTCAGAACATTTTATTCTCCTTATTTTTGCAGTCTCAGCATTAAAAGATTTCCTGTCAGTCCTAAGGTGTCATCTGCTCTCTGCCACTCTAACAGTCACCGTACTCTCCCATTGCTCTCTTAGTGTATTTACAAACCAGCCAATTTGCACCTTGTCTGTCCATCTGGCACCGCCCACCGACGAGTCAGTGCAGTGACAAACCTGCTGACGTATTTGCCTTTTGAAGAGGAGCCGCCAGCTTGTGGATCCATTCATCCTCATTTATCcagacactcacagacagaTGTCCATCACAGCCAGAGCTATTCAGAGCGTCTCTAGCTGTGACATCAGATCCATGTGCTCGGCCCTTTCAGTCCCCTTTAGTCACGTTTTAGTTACACAGCGGCAATCTGCTACTTTTTtgttggatttttgtttttagtttgttttgtcaCACATTTGTTATTTGCTTTTGCTTCCAACACAAAGtcccttttttttaagttaagttCTGCAAATACTGCCCCAAAGAAAAGCATGATTCAGGAAATATTCGGTGTAATTTTTTTATCAAGATCTTCTGCATCCAAGTCAACAATCATTTACACAGTATATCAATATGTCACAGAAAGACATCCAAAAACTGAAATCTCTGGCTTCCTGACAGGAAGCATTTTCTCCTTGTGGTTGTCTCGAATGACACCACGTTTACAGAAAATGGTGTGATGGTGGTGTGAGCTGGATGAATGGAACAACTACTGATGAGTGGGTTTATTACTTTGCTCCTGCTGCTTCTGCCGCCAGCACTGTCCTTCACAGTGTCAAACTGTTTTCTCACTGTCTCTTCTCTTATTGCTGCATGAACACtgtccccctcctccctcccttttttctctcttcctctttctaaTCCTGTTTCGTTGGAAACaaccctcccttcctctccctgTCATTTTCCTTGCCAACCTTCCTTCTCCTCTATGTCCTtgcattcccctctctctctctctctctctctctctctctctctctctctctctctcgctctctcttcccTCCCAGCTTCACAGTATATTGTCTTCTCCTCGCTGTCTGGTGGTAAACTCTCAGCCTCACTGTGCTTGGTCCTGTCGAAGCACTAGCCTTCTCTCCCGGATGAAGATGAAAATGATTGAACTGGACCACAgaaatcagatatcacaaaAATACATACCTATTTACATCACACTTTAAGTGACTTTAAGTCATTACTGTGCACTGATTCTAACAGTAATTGCAGTATTGGTAGCAGCCAGTTAATCGGATGCACTAATAAGCAATAGTAGTTATACTGTAACTAAGTTGAGGTGACAACATTGACAACATCATTCACAGCTGCTATCAAATTGCACTGATATTAGTGATGGACTCAGCCCTCGTAGCCCTGATTGCAGGGAATCATAAACGTGACACCATACAGGTGAGACACAGAAAGCCATACCTGTAGAGTATTGTAAATGTATATGAACTTAGCTGAAGAACTCTTATCAGCCCTGGAAAGTGTTAAGCCCTGTAGGTGGTAGATTCAGAATCTAACCGTCCCCCTATCTCCCTCGCTGTGCCTTGAGAAATGGCAAACAGCAAAGTGGGCAAAGGGGGTGTAGAGTCTAACAGGTAACCTCGCAGCCTTTAAAACAGGCTGGAAGTGGGTAGGGGTGTGGGACTGAGAGTCAAATTCAGCCGAACAGCAGGTGGAGGTTGAGGAATAGGCTGAAAACAGAAAGGACTAGTAGTGAGAGGAAAGAGGGCGACGAGGacgagggagaggaggaagatggaGGCAGGTCAAACTCAGGTGGACAGTCGAGCTCGAAGCATCGCAGGGTGACACCTGAGTCCTCGTTGCCGTAGTTTGCCCAGTACTCTTCTGCGTCGAGTTTGGGCAGCGCCAGCTCTTCCTCCCCTAACTCGTACTTGACTACCGAGGTGGTTGTGGATGGGCCTTTGCCGTACAAACCAGCTTTGACAGTCTCGGAGGATTTCTCGAAAAGGCCTTTTGTGGATGACTGGGGCTTGTTCTTGTGGAACCACCAGCGGGTTTTGGTGCtgaaggtggtggtggtggagccaGCGATGGAGCCAGGGTCGGGCAGGGGGCAGAGGGCGAAGTCCATCTCGCGGAGGAAGCGGAGGTCCTGGTTGCGTCGGTTGGAAGGGGAGGCGCAGATCACCTCAGATGAAGAGACGCGGGCCTCACGAAACCACTCCCACAGGGCGCGGGCCTCGCAGCCGCAGGACCAGGGGTTGGCGTTGAGGCGGAGGAACTCGATGCCCTGCGTGTCCCTCAGGGCCTGGCTGGGCATCTCGGCCAAGGAGTTGTTGAAGAGAAAGAGCATGGTCAGGCGGCCGAGGTCGCGAAAGGCGCGGCGGTTCACCTGCCTGATGCGGTTGTCGTGGAGGAGAAGGCGGTCGAGGTTGACCAGGCCACGGAACACGTTCTCTGAGAGGGTGCGGATACGGTTGCCATGCAGGAATAGCTGGCTCAGGTTGATAAGGTCAGAAAAGATGTCATCCTGCAGGAAGTGAAGATTATTCTCCTGAGGAAGAAAATAAAAGAGGAGAAGGGATTTAGCATTAAAAGAACAGACACACTGAGATTTGTAATATTTGTCATTTGGATTTttgtgatgctgtgtgggtggctgcatgtttatgtgtctgtgtgtccgagTTATCTGCATGCATTTGTATGTCTCTCCGGCGCCCCTACCTGCAGGTAGAGGAACTGCAGGCTGTAAAGCTTGTGGAAGATGTCATGGGGCAGGGCAGTGAGCCGGCAGCGGTGCATGTGGAGGCTCTGGAGCTTCTCTAGGCCGCGGAAGGCCCCCCCCTCCAGCCTGTGGAGGTTGGGGTTGTCCCCCAGGTCCAACTCCTCCAAGTCCCTCAGCTCACTGAAGGACCCTGCCTCAATCCACGTGATGTTGTTGGAGTACAACCACAGGACCTGAGGCAAgaaaatacatgcatatatGATGAACGGTGTTTATTCTTCTCCGTGGATATTATTTCTctttaaatgtgaaaaatataAACAACAATGCTGAAATAGAACTTTTCTGTGcctcaaaaaataaaacatagctGCACACTTCTCCTTCACATCCTCCAAATTGTCCAGACTCTCAGAATCTTACCTGAGTCCCGAAGCCAAAAGAGCCAACTCTAAGCTCCGTGATGCGGTTGTTCTGGAGGAATACACGCTGCGACTCATTGGGCACTCCGACCGGGACGGCGGTGAAGTTCTGCGCCTGGCAGCTCACAGTCATGGGCGTCGGGTAGCACACGCACAGGTGCGGACACGCCGACGCCGGACTAGGCTTGCCGAGGACCAGCCACACCACCAGCCAGAGGGAGAGACCGcctggaggagagcagggagagAAGGAAGTGAGCGggagctgtccgtggtgctgataTCATCCGGTATTATACATCACAACAGCACACTGAGTCCAAATCGGTGCAtattcattacttacttattgCATTGGTATTTTAGTTGGAATAACATTTATACTATCTACACTTTACAGCTTTATGTTTCTACGATAAGTTAAGTTTACGTCTCAGCACTACACTTGCACCGACCATTACGCACAGCCTgatcacaaaaatgtcaaaacatagcGGCTCTTTCTTAGCGTTAATTCATAGTTCTTCACATATTCCACTTCACATTCTGCAATCTGACttataagtcataaaaataagTCATTTTCTGACAGAACTTCCGAGTTTCCTTTCGAATTTGTATCCAATCATCCAATCATGTATCCATATTCAGATCCATGTTACATTTCACATAAAAAGTAGGCTACCGCAAGCTGTCTTAGAATAAAAACTTAGAAATGGTTGAAAAAGAAGTGAAAAGCAGCATTAGCTCTATGTTTGCAGTGTCCATGTATCCAAAACCaaagaagacagagacaaactTACTTTTGCAGTTGCGCATGATGGAGCATCGTCGGCTCCGAGTAATCGAAGAGGTGTCCATCCTGAACCAAAGCCCAAAGCGAGTTAGCCTAAGAGGGCGAAGTAAAGCCTGCTATCTCCGCTGATGCCCTGGTTCCCGAGTCGGAGCGACTGAGAGTGTGCCGGTTGATGGCTACCAGTGTCCCATATATACTCAAGCATCCCGTTATTGCCTACGGCAGTGGGCACCCAGGAATCTCCTACGTCACCGATACGGGGTCATGAATGAGTGAGGGCGGCAAGAAACGGAAAGGGGAGGGGCCCACCGTAGGGGATTCTCTTGGAGAGTTTGTATGCGCGTAAAGACTGGTTGGAGACGTGCGctcagactctgagaggaggagACTTTCTCGACGCACatagaaaaaaagagggagggagggcgaGAGAGTGAAAGTAGAAAcagtgaagggggggggggggcacggCACGGCACGGTGCCCGGTAATGATGACTGGGCTATGTGGAGGAGCGGAGAACGGGTAGGAGAAGAGCGCACAGCTCGTTTCCTGGCTGGCTCTCTCAGAGACCGTTATGGGCTGCTTCCGGCGCGCTGCAGCCAGACAGAAAGCTACAGATAAGGGCTTAGATGATTCTGCCTTAGAAAAAGGAGGATGCCCCCGATTTATCATTCAAACGCAAGGGAGAACTCGGTGCCAGAAAAGAATCACACAAAACAACCATGACTGAGTAGTATTTGTTGTGGAGGCTAAATATGAAATGCTCCAGTCATTCTGTTTGTACAATTATAGCTCCTGAGATAAATGATTTTAAGATGGAGATAAGTGGCTAAACAAGACAAGAGTGGTCAGATAGAAGTATTCTTTTATTGACTATTTAAGGACGTTTGGAATATgtaaaaatgaatgggacttgTCAAATATATTTCCTTCCAGGCTTATTTCCCTGTTTTTTATTGCACAGGTTGAAATATTATTAATTAGGTTTATAAATGGGGGAATTGGACTAGTAATTAAGCCAAAAAGCAGAAAGACAGCAAAACACAACAGATGCCTCAATTTGCACGCCACTTCAAgtctgttttgctgtgtgtctgtgcctcaAGCTGTCATTGCTTGTGTCAAACCACTTGCTGTAAGACAGCAAGATAGCATCCTTTGTGACCATGATACAGTGGGATTAATAAAGATGGATTGATTGAATGCTATTTAACAATGTAGTTTACTACTTTAATGGACTGAGTGGAGCTACATTGTATTGTAAACCAATACAGAAGCCCTGTATACCTTTGCGACACTTTTAATTGTGTTGACACTAAAACatattaatttaatttgagGCTTGCTTTGTGGCAAGGAGCTTGTATTAGGTATTTCAAAAGGTTTGTTTTGCATCAATGTAAGGTGTAGGGGTGGACAAAATTTGAGAAACACTTTAGTCCAATATAAGAGCACTATAATGCCTCAAATTGAGTCAATAATCCAACAActaagtttgttttatttgcagGGCTATTGTTTTGTATTGCATTACGTCGAAGGTTGTTCTATGTTTCTGGCCACTGTGCTTATTGTTCTATCACccagtcagtggtggaatgtaactaagtacctTGACTCAAGTACTGaacttaagtaaaaaaaaatggaggtaattctactttactttatttcaatctcatgccactttctactccactTGAATTCAGAAGTAAATGTGTACTTTTTAATACAATTATTTGATAagtttagttactttacaaaataagactttttgcacatttttgtacattttcctAATTGTACGTACATACTTtgacttaagtaacattttcgatgcaggacttttactgtaacagagtatgtttACAGTGCAGTATTAGTACTTTGATCTGAGTACTTCCATTCTTCCAATACATTCATGACCAGTAGTCAGCATTGTTCTACATCAGTGGTTTTGaaagtggggtccggggacccccaggggtccttgagggggttccaggggttccccagcaaaaaggggaatAATTCATGTTtactataattccatccataagtaacacaatggcACAATGTAGGACTATTTAAGTCATTGATTTCATACATGttctgtaattaaaaaaacccatctaaaagcaaaaatccaaTCAGatgggggtccgtggtctaatttgCACAGTTTtggaaccactgctctacatAAATACCAAAGAACAAGAAGAGCCATTTTATCCAATTTTgaaacatcataagaagctgcACCCGTAGATTAAAGGGTAGCAATGCAAAGGATCAACATATTATGAAAAAGTGCAGCTACAGTATACAGAGTAGGATGGAAAAGCACAGAACACGCTCAAACCTAATTAGTTCAAGAGTGTTAtgcaggctttcaaatgagATCAGCTTTTAAGGTCCAAAATAGTGCTCTTTGTTTTGCACTGGTTTGCTTTCCTATTTCCTTTTGCTTACTGTATGACTCACCTTTGCTTTAATAATTGATTAGTTTGGTATTGTAGGCTCTATCTCTATAAAGTCCTTTAAGAAATACTATAAAGGGctgtataaacatatacacttTGATAGCATAGTTTCCTAAGAGCATTTTGTTAATGTGAATGCTGTAACACTTAGAAATGATAGGAAAATAACCTTCATTTATTGCAAGCGTTCCAGCCATGCCTGCAGCACTAGAACAGGTTAGAGTCGACCTTGGAGACTAATTCCAGCCTCTTTTGTATGTCTGACATTGTAAATAAAAAGATGAATGGAGATTACTGCTCAGACCGAAAGTCATGAGGAGGTAGACAACAGAAGCGAACCCATTCATAGTAACACACAGGCGGCTCAACATGCTTCAATCTGCGCAAAGCCAACTGAGCCACAGGCATCATAAACAAATGAGTAATTGAGGAGATCCATTACTcggtgtgtgttgctgttcccTCACACGTCCTGCTTTGTCCTTATCTGGACTTGTGGACGAGCTTTGGTGCCCACTGGCCATCCGGGACCAACACCTCACACAGGCCTCCccttcacacacacccacagtaCCAgctgtgcaagtgtgtgtgtcagtgtttgtctgtgcatgtgtgtttgcacgGCTGCCTGCTGAGGCACAACTTAGTCTAAATGCCACTGCGGAGTTTCAGTCAATCAGTGTTGTGCCAGTCACCCACACAGCAGGTTTGCGCTACTGTGTAGGCAAATCTCCTCAATGAGTGTGCTGATCACTACCGAATGTTTGTGTAATccccacacagaaacaaaccgAGGCTTCCCCAGCCCGCAGCCACTCCTCTCCTGCACATCTGCCAGCCCGTCTCTCCGTCCATCCATCTGTCTCTATCCGTCTGCATCCGACTTTGATCCACTGTTAGTTACCAACTGAGGAGTGTGTCACTGCACCGACCAGCAGGGCGCTGTTATCTTTCTCTGAGTGCTGTGAAAAACCCTGAAACAAACTGATTGCATTTTGAACCAGCTGATCCTGATAAGCCTCCTGGATTCATTGCTACAGGTGTAATTGTGTCCTTCATGACGTCAACACTGCAGGTCAGACAGGATGTTAGTAAGGGTGATGGGATACTGTAGTAGAGGTGTGTCTGTTGTCAAGGTAACCACACACATCCCTCTTTTTTCTCTGGCCTGTGATGAAGCTTTAACAAAAATATTGTTATTGAACTGCAGCCCCCTTTTGTACAATTTACATTGGATTCAAAacatttccttctttttaaTACCATCCTGGAGTGCTATCGGTTTAATAAGGACACTCAGTGAGCCAGGATGTTTTTTACATGGTTCATCTCATTAGTGAACACAAAAGATTGTGTTTGCACAAGTTGTACACTCATTGTATTTTGCGTCCCATCGGGGGACACTAATGAGGAGGTACGAGGAAGGAGATGAGCACACATGGATACAACAGACAGTGCTATGTTCATGCAGTAAAAGACCGATGCAGACACACAtacttgacacacacacacgctctgaAATACACAGCACAAGACAGCGGAGTGTCACGCACATAAGCAGTGAGTCAAAGAAAACCAGGACTGTACTGTACTTCTGGAACGTGACTCAACATGTCATATTGTTTTGTAGGAAACTTTCTAACACATTTCTTATTGGCGCGGTCCGTCGTATCTCTCACACACGCCTTCACAGAGGCAGCACCATCTTTCAGAGTCCGTACAATTGTCACAGACAAAGATGCTCGTGCTATTCTTCAGCGTCTTGCTCACCGCTCCTCTCCTTCATCGCATTTCCCTTTGTCTTCCAATGCTCCCTCCTTTTTTAGCCAGTGTCTTTCATTTGTTCTGTCCCTTGGCGTCACCACTTCCGCTTAACCATATACTGCTGCTTGCTTTTTCCACACACTGGCACACAGTCTGCTGCACAATGGTTACTGGAGTGAAGTGCAAGTGATTGAGTTTCTCAAGTGCCAGACAGCCATTTAGGGAGAATGTTGTCACTTTTGTGttattattttaatcatttttaagtTGTACTTAAATATCAGGTTCTTTGAAATTGATCATTTTTGCGTTGATTTCTCTTCATCCTAGAGGACAAACATCGCTAACATaagcacataaaaatacatgGTATTAGtaagtagttttgtttttggTGTTTCCTAAAAGAGTACCGTGCAGGGCTGCATGATCTGTGGGCACCTTCAGACAGCCCTGTTCTTCTCCCTTTTGTGCATTGTGCCTGTACTGCCAAATTTACACAGGAAGCTTAGTTTACTCAGTATGAGGAACACTACTCGGTACTGTCCAGAGATGTCTAATAAGAACTGGAAACAGTGTT contains these protein-coding regions:
- the rtn4rl2a gene encoding reticulon-4 receptor-like 2a, whose amino-acid sequence is MDTSSITRSRRCSIMRNCKSGLSLWLVVWLVLGKPSPASACPHLCVCYPTPMTVSCQAQNFTAVPVGVPNESQRVFLQNNRITELRVGSFGFGTQVLWLYSNNITWIEAGSFSELRDLEELDLGDNPNLHRLEGGAFRGLEKLQSLHMHRCRLTALPHDIFHKLYSLQFLYLQENNLHFLQDDIFSDLINLSQLFLHGNRIRTLSENVFRGLVNLDRLLLHDNRIRQVNRRAFRDLGRLTMLFLFNNSLAEMPSQALRDTQGIEFLRLNANPWSCGCEARALWEWFREARVSSSEVICASPSNRRNQDLRFLREMDFALCPLPDPGSIAGSTTTTFSTKTRWWFHKNKPQSSTKGLFEKSSETVKAGLYGKGPSTTTSVVKYELGEEELALPKLDAEEYWANYGNEDSGVTLRCFELDCPPEFDLPPSSSSPSSSSPSFLSLLVLSVFSLFLNLHLLFG